TATATCCTGGTTTATCTCCTCCTTGAAAAACAAAATCATATTTACTTAATAACTTAACACTTTGGTCTGATGAAAGAGAAACTTCAACACATGTTTTTGTTTTTTTAGATATAAAATAAGCTAAAACACACTGTGCGTTTACACGTGTACAATGAATACCAAGCCAGTCAAAAGAAATTTTATTATTTGAATATTTTTTAACTTCAAAAAGAAGATTTCTAAATAATTTTCCTCCACCGCAAATTACTGCAAATTTAGTTTTTTTTTGTTTATTGAGTTTTATTAAAAGATCTCCAAAATTTTTAATTAAAGAGATATTTAATTTACCTGTATTTATTACACTTCCACCTAATGATATTACAATAGTTTCCATAATAAAACAAAACAAGTATATATTTTAAATCTTGCTTTCCTAATATTTAAGATGATAAATATGAATTTTGAAAGAATGATAAAGGAATTTGAAAAAAAGGAAAAACAACAAACTGAAATATTAGAGCAAAAAAGAGCTTTAGTTAGAGACTGCTCAAAAGCAATTAAAGAAATACATAGAAGAAAACTAAAATCAGCAAAAGAATTAATAAAAAATGTTGAAGACGGACTCAAAAAATTAAATAACTTACGGGAAGAATTTGAAGTACATATTGAACATATAGAACAAGAATATACTGAAGCAGTTATATTACTTGAAGTAGTTGAAAATGAAAAAATTTCTTCTCCTGAAAAATTAAAAGTATCTGATGTATCTTATTTAAATGGATTAATGGATATTGTCGGAGAATTAAGAAGAGAGATGCTTGATTTATTAAGAAAAGATAATTATAAAGAAGCAGAAAGAATGTTTGATGCAATGGAAACAATATATGAATCTGTTGAACCAATACAATTTTCTAATTCAATAATTCCAAATTTTAGAAGAAAACAAGATGTAGCAAGAAGACAAATTGAACAAGCAAGAAGTGAAATTTTATACTCAAAAAGGTGAGAAAAATGAAAAAAATAATTGTATTAATATTTTTAATTGGAATATTACTTTTTGGATGTATATCTAATGGGGAAGAAAAACCACACGCAGAGATACCAGATAAAAATCAAACAACAAAACCAAATGAAACAATTTATCAACCCCCAAAACCTGTTTATGAAGATGTTTTAAATGGTACTATTAGATTCAATGAAGATATTGAAGCTGATTTAGAAGTTTATTTCATAGATGTAGGAATGGGGGATGCAACTTTACTTAAAAAAGGAGATTTTGAAATTTTAATTGATGCAGGTGGAGAAAAAGATATTATTAATTTTTTAAATGAAAAAAATATAACTAACTTAGAAATAGCTATTACTACAAAATATACAAAAGATAATTCAGCGCAAATGAAAAAAATATTAGAAAATTTTAAAGTTCAACAATATTGGGATAATGGAATAAAAGAAGAAAATATTTATTATAATGAGATTTATACTATCTTAGAAAATAAGAATATTCCAATAAAAAACCCAGAATTTGGAGAAAATGTTAATTTAAATGGAATATCAATTACTATTCTAAATCCTCAAAAAATTAGGTATCCTAATGTTAATCCAACTTTAAATTCAATTACCTTGTATATAACAGATAGAAATTTTTCATTGTATTTCAGTGATGTTGAAACAGGAGTACAAAATACTATTTTAGCAAATTATCCAAATATCAAATCTACTTTTATGAAAGCCCCAAATCATGGAACAAGCACTGCCTCAGTAGGTGGAGATCAAACAGTACAATTATTTTCATTAATAGATAAAGTTAAACCAGAATACGCAGTTGTTTTTGTTGGGCCAACAGAGGAAGAAATACCAAATAATGCAGTTTTAGAAGCATTTAGATTAAGAAAGGCTAAAATGCTTAGAACAGATTTAAATGGAACAATATCTGTAATAACAGATGGATATGAATACAATATAACAACATCTATAGAACAAAAAAAGAAATAAACATTTTACAAGTTATATTTTTTATTCATTTCTTTTTGTACCCTAATTTTTTGTTATATTTATCATGATCTAAAATATCTAAAACAAATGCAATAATCTCAATTTTAGTTTCTCCATCAGTTAAAGAATAAAACATCCTCCAAAAATTAGGTAGTTCTACTCTAAATAAATTTGTAATTCCATATTTTTGTTTATAT
This is a stretch of genomic DNA from Candidatus Micrarchaeia archaeon. It encodes these proteins:
- the pyrH gene encoding UMP kinase, whose product is METIVISLGGSVINTGKLNISLIKNFGDLLIKLNKQKKTKFAVICGGGKLFRNLLFEVKKYSNNKISFDWLGIHCTRVNAQCVLAYFISKKTKTCVEVSLSSDQSVKLLSKYDFVFQGGDKPGYTSDMDAVELAVLNGKHTKLINISNVDGIYTADPNKYKSAEKISKMTHKELSALILKSGKGYKSGQNIVFDQMATKLAQKHNIELHFISAENLKDVEKIIQGKAHKGTIVKN
- a CDS encoding MBL fold metallo-hydrolase, with protein sequence MKKIIVLIFLIGILLFGCISNGEEKPHAEIPDKNQTTKPNETIYQPPKPVYEDVLNGTIRFNEDIEADLEVYFIDVGMGDATLLKKGDFEILIDAGGEKDIINFLNEKNITNLEIAITTKYTKDNSAQMKKILENFKVQQYWDNGIKEENIYYNEIYTILENKNIPIKNPEFGENVNLNGISITILNPQKIRYPNVNPTLNSITLYITDRNFSLYFSDVETGVQNTILANYPNIKSTFMKAPNHGTSTASVGGDQTVQLFSLIDKVKPEYAVVFVGPTEEEIPNNAVLEAFRLRKAKMLRTDLNGTISVITDGYEYNITTSIEQKKK